From one Treponema denticola genomic stretch:
- a CDS encoding PEP/pyruvate-binding domain-containing protein, producing MILDFAQIHKDDILRAGGKGANLGEMTAAGINVPKGFVITAEAYREFLKENKIDEIILRTLVEKQTDEQALLSAAGEFRKKIIAGHFPAQLEKEIREKYAELGESARVAVRSSATAEDLPDASFAGQQETYLNVQGIEDVLIYICHCYASLWGDRAVSYRFNQGYNQSTVAIAVVIQEMVESEKAGVLFTLNPVTQNKDEMQINASYGLGESVVSGRVTADNYIVNKSGNIIEINIGSKETQIVYGDKNTKEESVSEAKRTARALNDVEIAGLVKAGLKIEKHYGMPMDIEWAIRKNEIYILQARAITTLKNNDDKKLIQKYIQSKPLTKSTKENMAFLLEKMPFAYRVLDFDYMMAINDQKARIFAEGGLVFNSNPAIDDDGIQTIFNVKKRLSLNIFHIFKIIRMLKNFDYCSEKCKKFIAHYEKEIERIKTLDFQNMSLAECSKFMEESYELVQQLAYDRFKYALFPSFFMSKKFTKIIKRVDKNYSAFDFYWELNNKTAVIANDISRIADEIKKNAALTEAILSGEKFNTLCAGFPEFKRLADDFIKRNGFKSDYNCYCIEAKTFIEDSDRLVNIIRPLLSADVQDSYNEKDKKYSSLMQNLQRIYGNKYPRIEKDIRNFRYLHVVREESQYLWEAVFYYVRQCIKRINILLLNSEDYKHGIVNLFHRELMEVLKTGRLTDVYKEKIRIRNEKFPLAEKVWEASKLLVFDSRGDVLKGVSGSPGTVVGKACLICKPEEFYKMQKGDVLVCHLTDPEWTPLFKLASAVVADTGSALSHAAIVAREFNIPAVLGVGFATAKFKDGDFIKVDGNKGEVRSC from the coding sequence ATGATACTTGATTTTGCACAAATACATAAGGATGACATATTAAGGGCCGGCGGCAAGGGTGCTAACCTTGGAGAGATGACTGCTGCGGGAATAAATGTTCCGAAAGGATTTGTCATTACCGCAGAGGCGTATCGGGAATTTTTAAAAGAGAACAAAATAGACGAAATTATTTTACGCACTCTCGTAGAAAAGCAAACGGATGAACAGGCATTGCTATCTGCAGCCGGAGAATTTCGGAAAAAAATCATAGCAGGACATTTTCCCGCTCAATTGGAAAAAGAGATAAGAGAGAAATACGCTGAACTCGGAGAATCGGCGAGAGTTGCAGTGCGCTCATCGGCAACGGCGGAAGATTTACCCGATGCGAGTTTTGCAGGTCAGCAGGAAACTTATTTAAATGTGCAAGGCATAGAGGATGTATTGATTTACATATGTCATTGCTACGCTTCACTGTGGGGTGACAGGGCGGTAAGTTATCGTTTTAATCAGGGATATAATCAAAGTACTGTTGCGATTGCAGTTGTCATTCAAGAAATGGTAGAAAGTGAAAAAGCCGGTGTTTTGTTTACGCTTAATCCGGTAACGCAAAACAAAGATGAAATGCAGATCAATGCAAGTTACGGATTGGGTGAGAGTGTTGTAAGCGGACGCGTAACGGCGGATAATTACATTGTAAACAAGTCAGGTAATATTATTGAAATAAATATCGGAAGTAAAGAAACGCAAATCGTCTATGGCGATAAGAATACAAAAGAAGAATCGGTAAGCGAAGCAAAAAGAACAGCTCGGGCATTGAATGATGTCGAGATTGCCGGTCTTGTAAAAGCCGGATTAAAAATAGAAAAGCATTACGGTATGCCGATGGATATTGAATGGGCAATACGAAAGAACGAAATATATATTTTACAGGCACGCGCAATAACAACCTTAAAAAACAATGATGATAAAAAACTTATTCAAAAATATATTCAAAGCAAGCCATTAACAAAAAGTACAAAAGAAAATATGGCATTTCTGCTTGAAAAGATGCCCTTTGCATATCGGGTGCTGGACTTTGATTATATGATGGCGATTAACGACCAAAAAGCAAGGATATTCGCGGAAGGCGGTCTTGTTTTTAATTCAAATCCTGCAATTGATGACGACGGTATTCAAACGATTTTTAATGTCAAAAAAAGGTTATCGTTGAATATTTTTCATATCTTTAAAATAATACGCATGCTCAAAAACTTCGACTATTGTTCGGAAAAGTGTAAAAAATTTATTGCGCATTATGAAAAAGAGATAGAGCGTATTAAAACTTTAGACTTTCAAAATATGAGTTTGGCGGAATGTAGCAAATTCATGGAAGAAAGTTATGAGCTCGTTCAACAGCTTGCTTATGACAGATTTAAATACGCCTTGTTCCCGTCTTTTTTTATGAGTAAAAAATTCACAAAAATAATTAAACGAGTAGATAAAAATTATTCTGCATTTGATTTTTATTGGGAACTCAATAATAAAACAGCCGTCATTGCAAACGATATTTCACGCATAGCCGATGAGATAAAGAAAAATGCCGCTCTAACCGAAGCCATACTATCCGGAGAAAAATTCAACACCCTGTGTGCCGGCTTTCCCGAATTTAAACGGCTCGCAGATGATTTTATAAAACGCAACGGTTTTAAGTCGGATTACAACTGTTATTGTATTGAAGCAAAAACATTTATCGAAGATTCCGACAGGCTTGTCAATATTATACGCCCGTTATTAAGTGCCGACGTTCAGGATTCTTATAATGAAAAAGATAAAAAATACTCAAGTTTAATGCAGAACTTACAGCGTATTTATGGAAACAAATATCCTCGTATAGAAAAAGATATACGGAACTTTCGATATTTGCATGTTGTCCGCGAAGAATCACAATATTTGTGGGAAGCTGTCTTTTATTATGTCAGGCAGTGTATAAAGCGGATAAATATTCTTTTATTAAACAGCGAAGATTATAAACACGGAATTGTAAATCTTTTTCATCGTGAATTAATGGAAGTGCTTAAAACGGGACGGCTAACCGATGTCTATAAAGAAAAGATAAGAATACGGAATGAAAAATTTCCGCTTGCGGAAAAAGTTTGGGAAGCTTCAAAATTACTTGTGTTTGATTCAAGAGGCGATGTGCTGAAAGGAGTAAGCGGAAGTCCGGGGACTGTTGTAGGAAAGGCGTGCCTTATCTGCAAGCCTGAGGAATTTTATAAAATGCAAAAAGGCGATGTACTTGTGTGTCATCTTACGGATCCCGAATGGACTCCGCTTTTTAAACTTGCAAGTGCTGTCGTTGCAGATACAGGTTCCGCGTTAAGTCATGCTGCGATTGTCGCTCGGGAATTTAATATACCGGCAGTATTGGGTGTAGGTTTTGCCACCGCAAAATTTAAAGACGGCGATTTTATAAAAGTTGACGGAAACAAAGGCGAAGTGCGGAGCTGTTGA
- a CDS encoding TetR/AcrR family transcriptional regulator — MAKAFTEQERIKIKEKILEAALELFHDKGTKALSIAELTKRAGIAQGSFYNFWKDKEALIMELIAYRSSQKLNYIEKKFSNSLSDPAEFLTDIIYRYSVDLMVKMQKQPMYEDAFKILEAKRLNEVHRIEILYDDFLTKLIEYWEQNGSIKRADKKGLLNAFSGSFLLCSHYYQFDKEYFNEMLLTFISGIVNKYIEK, encoded by the coding sequence ATGGCAAAAGCATTTACCGAACAAGAAAGAATCAAAATAAAAGAAAAGATATTGGAAGCGGCGCTGGAGCTATTTCACGATAAGGGGACGAAGGCACTGAGTATAGCGGAATTGACAAAACGGGCAGGTATTGCGCAGGGGAGTTTTTATAATTTTTGGAAAGATAAAGAGGCTTTGATTATGGAACTCATTGCATACCGATCAAGCCAAAAATTAAATTATATTGAAAAGAAATTTTCGAATTCACTCTCCGATCCGGCGGAATTTCTTACGGACATAATATACCGATATTCGGTTGATCTTATGGTAAAAATGCAAAAGCAGCCCATGTATGAAGATGCTTTTAAAATACTTGAAGCAAAAAGACTAAACGAGGTTCATAGGATTGAAATTCTATATGATGACTTTTTAACGAAGCTCATAGAATATTGGGAGCAAAACGGTTCGATTAAGCGGGCAGATAAAAAAGGCTTATTGAATGCGTTTAGCGGGAGCTTTTTATTATGTTCTCATTATTATCAATTTGATAAAGAGTATTTTAATGAAATGCTGCTGACATTTATATCCGGAATAGTAAATAAGTATATAGAAAAATAA
- a CDS encoding L-lactate dehydrogenase, with amino-acid sequence MDEKKRKVTVVGAGAVGSTFAYALAQSGYADEIAITDMNKNFAEGQALDLVQGLPFLPQVDIHAGDKADYADSDIVVVTAGAKQQSGETRIDLLKRNASIITGIAKDIAESGCSGVMLIVSNPVDILTRAALKASGWERGRVIGSGTVLDTARFRYTLSKECSVDARNIHGYILGEHGDSEFAAWSMTSVAGRRIDEYCSGGVCSSGLHFDKAKILEEVRNSAYHIIDYKGSTYFAVGLALTRIAGAILRNEHSILSVSMTLDGEFGLKDVCLSVPCIVGRSGAERVIESDLPADEQEALEASAKRLKEAFTEMN; translated from the coding sequence ATGGATGAAAAGAAACGCAAAGTTACCGTTGTGGGAGCAGGTGCGGTCGGTTCAACCTTTGCCTACGCATTGGCTCAAAGTGGTTATGCGGACGAAATAGCAATAACCGATATGAATAAAAATTTTGCCGAAGGACAAGCTCTCGACCTTGTACAGGGTCTGCCTTTTTTGCCGCAAGTCGACATACACGCAGGCGATAAAGCCGATTATGCCGACAGCGACATCGTTGTGGTTACGGCGGGAGCAAAACAACAGAGCGGAGAAACGCGCATAGATTTGCTGAAACGCAATGCATCCATTATCACCGGCATTGCAAAGGACATCGCGGAAAGCGGCTGCAGCGGCGTTATGCTGATTGTGAGCAATCCCGTCGATATTTTAACGCGGGCGGCACTCAAGGCTTCCGGATGGGAGCGTGGAAGAGTTATCGGTTCCGGTACCGTTTTAGACACTGCACGTTTCCGCTACACTCTTAGCAAAGAGTGCAGTGTCGATGCGCGCAACATTCACGGTTATATTTTGGGAGAACACGGCGACAGCGAATTTGCGGCTTGGTCGATGACATCCGTTGCAGGACGGCGCATCGACGAATATTGTTCCGGAGGTGTGTGCAGCTCAGGCCTGCACTTCGATAAAGCAAAAATTCTGGAAGAAGTACGGAATTCCGCTTACCACATTATCGACTACAAAGGTTCTACTTATTTTGCCGTCGGCTTAGCCCTGACGAGAATAGCCGGTGCTATTTTGCGCAACGAGCACAGCATTTTGTCCGTTTCGATGACTCTGGACGGAGAGTTCGGACTTAAAGACGTATGCCTGAGCGTTCCCTGCATTGTCGGGCGCAGCGGTGCGGAACGGGTTATCGAAAGCGATCTTCCCGCTGATGAACAGGAAGCGTTGGAAGCAAGCGCAAAACGGCTTAAAGAAGCTTTTACCGAGATGAATTAA
- a CDS encoding MATE family efflux transporter produces the protein MDSKELRRFNILTKPIFSLLVKTSIPTIVGMLISVIYNLTDTFFVGRLNNRAMIAAIGIVFSFVSIIQAIGFWFGYGSGNAMSKKIGEQDYAEAEIMSSIGIVLAIITGIVIAIGASIFIVTLSKLIGGSASQDVLSFTVQYLRIIIISIPFSLYSLTVYNQLRLCGNVRDGMIGLLSGMLSNMVLDPVLMFVFKQGFIGAGYATLIGQIIGCIVLTLLAKRHESISFNLKKVQYSKERMYHILAGGMPNFSRQAITSAALVLLNVKAAQYGESLIAALTVSSRVAALAYMIMIGWGQGFQPICAMNYGAKQYSRVKKAFIITVSVGTIFLTAASIILFLFAEKCIGVMSGDNEVIFAGIKILRMQCFSLPLLSFFAVSSMFMQNIGHYFSSLLISISRQGFFYLPLLYILPALYGKTGIYLLQPFSDVLSFLFAVAVVYRWYSSGAFSSALNAG, from the coding sequence ATGGATTCAAAAGAGCTGAGACGGTTTAACATTTTAACAAAACCTATTTTTTCGCTGTTAGTTAAAACTTCAATTCCGACAATAGTCGGAATGTTGATCAGCGTTATATATAATTTGACCGATACTTTTTTTGTCGGCCGCTTAAATAACAGAGCGATGATTGCGGCAATCGGCATTGTGTTTAGTTTTGTCAGCATTATTCAGGCAATCGGTTTTTGGTTCGGCTACGGCAGCGGTAATGCAATGTCAAAAAAAATCGGAGAACAAGACTATGCGGAAGCGGAAATTATGTCCTCGATAGGAATTGTTCTTGCAATTATAACCGGTATTGTGATCGCAATCGGAGCAAGTATTTTTATTGTAACGCTTTCAAAACTCATCGGAGGAAGTGCATCTCAAGATGTACTCAGCTTTACCGTTCAGTATTTAAGGATTATTATCATCAGCATTCCGTTTAGTTTATATTCACTGACGGTTTATAATCAGCTGCGTCTTTGCGGAAATGTACGCGACGGAATGATCGGGCTTCTTTCGGGAATGCTAAGCAATATGGTGCTTGATCCCGTACTGATGTTTGTTTTTAAGCAGGGGTTTATCGGTGCAGGATATGCAACGCTTATCGGTCAGATTATCGGGTGTATTGTATTGACGCTCTTAGCAAAAAGGCACGAGAGTATTTCTTTCAATCTAAAAAAAGTTCAATACAGCAAAGAGCGTATGTATCATATTCTTGCGGGCGGTATGCCCAATTTTTCGCGCCAGGCAATTACCTCCGCCGCATTGGTTTTACTTAATGTTAAAGCGGCACAATACGGAGAAAGCTTGATAGCGGCTTTAACGGTAAGTTCAAGAGTTGCCGCTTTGGCTTATATGATTATGATCGGGTGGGGACAAGGCTTTCAACCGATTTGTGCAATGAATTACGGTGCCAAGCAATACTCAAGAGTAAAAAAAGCTTTTATTATTACTGTTTCCGTCGGAACAATTTTTTTAACGGCCGCCTCAATAATCTTATTTCTCTTTGCCGAAAAATGTATCGGAGTTATGTCTGGCGATAATGAGGTAATTTTTGCCGGAATTAAGATACTGAGAATGCAATGTTTTTCGCTTCCGCTTTTAAGCTTTTTTGCCGTGAGCAGTATGTTCATGCAGAACATCGGTCATTATTTTTCATCCCTCCTTATATCGATTTCACGGCAAGGCTTTTTTTACTTACCTCTTTTATATATTCTGCCCGCCCTATACGGAAAGACCGGCATTTACCTGCTGCAGCCTTTCTCCGATGTTTTGTCGTTTTTGTTTGCCGTTGCGGTAGTGTACAGGTGGTACTCGTCCGGGGCGTTCAGTTCAGCTTTAAATGCAGGATAA
- a CDS encoding RpiB/LacA/LacB family sugar-phosphate isomerase, with translation MKIGFGSDHSGVALKHILMEHVRNKGYECVDYGAADSKVPANYAEFGLKVAEAIKSREVEKGVMVCGSGVGISLAANKVPGVRAAACSEPCTAKLAVEHSDINAVAMGVCIVGPEEAKMIVDAFLDARFEGGVYTERVDTLSAIERKYGK, from the coding sequence ATGAAAATCGGATTTGGAAGCGATCATTCGGGAGTCGCATTAAAACATATTTTAATGGAACACGTTCGCAATAAAGGATACGAATGCGTTGATTACGGTGCGGCGGATTCGAAGGTTCCGGCAAACTATGCCGAATTCGGTTTAAAGGTTGCCGAAGCGATTAAATCGCGTGAAGTTGAAAAGGGTGTGATGGTGTGCGGATCGGGCGTCGGCATTTCTCTTGCCGCAAACAAGGTTCCGGGAGTGAGGGCTGCGGCGTGCAGCGAACCGTGTACGGCAAAGCTCGCCGTCGAACACAGCGACATAAATGCGGTCGCCATGGGCGTATGCATCGTCGGACCCGAAGAAGCAAAAATGATTGTCGACGCCTTTCTCGATGCCCGCTTTGAAGGCGGCGTTTACACGGAACGAGTCGACACCCTTTCCGCTATAGAAAGAAAATACGGTAAATAA